A single region of the Cetobacterium somerae ATCC BAA-474 genome encodes:
- a CDS encoding glycoside hydrolase family 1 protein: protein MYKFPDGFFWGAATSGVQSEGSTNQINQSIWNYWFEKDSKRFSEGIGPDIVCDTYNRFKEDVSLMKEINFNSFRTSIQWARLIKNFETGEVCDDAVRFYNEYIDELLKNKIEPIINLYHFDMPIELQEKFGGFESKKVIDLFVLFAQKAFELFGDRVKYWTTFNEPIVPVEGGYLYDFHYPNKKDPKLATQVAYNIILAHAKVINLYKTMNFSGKIGVILNLTPSYARSNSGDDLKAAYMADLFFNRSFLDPMLNGYFPQDLCEILKKHHLTPEINKIELEEIKKSKVDFLGVNYYVPRRVKAKEKKDEKFNNPEYYFDYYINPDGRFNPYRDNNEIYPIALYDIAKNIQENYGNIPWYLAEIGIAMDLKSEGDIKENGLIDDTFRTNLMKEHFIQLHKAIEEGSNCFGVHQWTFIDCWSWLNSFKRRYGFYRLDLETGERIKKKHGEWFAELAKNNYFN from the coding sequence ATGTATAAATTTCCAGATGGATTTTTCTGGGGAGCTGCAACATCAGGAGTGCAGAGTGAAGGGAGTACTAATCAAATCAATCAATCAATATGGAATTATTGGTTTGAGAAAGATTCTAAACGATTTAGCGAAGGAATTGGACCAGATATAGTTTGTGATACATATAATAGATTCAAAGAAGATGTATCTTTAATGAAGGAAATAAATTTTAATTCTTTTAGGACTTCCATTCAGTGGGCAAGATTAATAAAAAATTTTGAAACTGGAGAAGTTTGTGATGATGCAGTTAGATTTTATAATGAGTACATAGATGAGCTTTTAAAAAATAAAATTGAACCAATAATAAATTTATATCATTTTGATATGCCAATTGAATTACAAGAAAAATTTGGCGGATTTGAAAGTAAAAAAGTTATAGATTTATTCGTACTATTTGCTCAAAAAGCTTTTGAATTATTTGGAGATAGAGTGAAGTATTGGACAACGTTTAATGAACCAATAGTTCCAGTAGAAGGTGGCTATTTATATGATTTTCATTATCCTAATAAAAAAGATCCTAAGTTAGCAACTCAAGTAGCTTATAATATTATATTAGCCCACGCTAAAGTTATTAATTTATATAAAACTATGAATTTTTCCGGAAAAATAGGGGTAATATTAAATCTTACACCATCTTATGCAAGAAGTAATAGTGGAGACGATTTAAAAGCAGCATATATGGCAGATTTATTTTTCAATAGAAGTTTTCTAGATCCTATGTTAAATGGATATTTTCCCCAAGATTTATGTGAAATTTTAAAAAAACATCATTTAACTCCTGAAATAAATAAAATAGAACTAGAAGAAATAAAGAAATCTAAAGTTGATTTTCTAGGTGTAAATTATTATGTTCCAAGAAGAGTAAAAGCTAAAGAGAAAAAAGATGAAAAATTTAACAATCCAGAATATTATTTTGATTATTACATTAATCCAGATGGAAGATTTAATCCGTATAGAGATAATAATGAAATATATCCAATTGCTTTATATGATATAGCTAAAAATATTCAAGAAAATTATGGAAATATCCCATGGTATTTAGCAGAAATTGGAATAGCTATGGATTTAAAATCCGAAGGTGATATTAAAGAGAATGGTTTAATCGACGATACTTTTAGAACTAATTTGATGAAAGAGCATTTTATACAACTTCATAAAGCGATTGAAGAAGGAAGTAATTGCTTTGGAGTACATCAATGGACATTTATAGATTGTTGGTCATGGTTAAATTCTTTTAAAAGAAGATATGGTTTTTATAGATTAGATTTAGAAACAGGAGAAAGAATAAAGAAAAAGCATGGAGAATGGTTTGCAGAGTTAGCAAAGAATAATTATTTTAATTAA